The following proteins come from a genomic window of Phycisphaerae bacterium:
- a CDS encoding DinB family protein, translating to MHDLDRFQAFLRYSEWANEQLLRAAAGLNDEQLDQCFDMGRGTLRKTFMHLWAGESVWLARWKGKTETPWPDEELKATVPNIDERFKGVYSDRAPFMATLKDADVGRVITYRDSKGSLYKASLGDMIMQGITHSIHHRAQAVNMLRRLGASAPEVDYMYWVRKPA from the coding sequence ATGCACGATCTCGATCGTTTTCAGGCGTTTCTGCGATACAGCGAATGGGCCAACGAGCAACTCCTTCGCGCGGCGGCGGGTTTGAACGATGAGCAGCTCGATCAGTGCTTCGACATGGGCCGCGGCACGCTGCGCAAGACGTTCATGCACCTGTGGGCCGGTGAAAGCGTCTGGCTGGCGCGATGGAAGGGGAAAACGGAAACGCCGTGGCCGGACGAGGAACTGAAGGCGACCGTGCCCAACATTGACGAGCGGTTCAAGGGCGTTTATTCCGATCGCGCCCCGTTCATGGCGACGCTCAAGGATGCAGACGTTGGGCGCGTCATCACCTATCGCGACTCAAAGGGCAGCCTGTACAAGGCGTCGCTCGGCGACATGATCATGCAGGGGATCACCCATTCGATACACCACCGTGCGCAGGCAGTCAATATGCTGCGTCGGCTCGGCGCCTCGGCGCCGGAAGTCGATTACATGTATTGGGTGCGGAAGCCGGCGTAG
- a CDS encoding cupin domain-containing protein produces MHDAILKRFDAPDETRTFERGKFDVIRMGAMTIGRATYEPGWKWSIHVGAATGAALCQVEHVGMVVSGRAMVKMADGREIEMKPGDVFYVAPGHDSWVVGDEPYVSLHFLGADDYAA; encoded by the coding sequence ATGCACGACGCCATCCTCAAACGTTTCGACGCCCCCGACGAGACGCGGACGTTCGAGAGGGGAAAGTTCGACGTGATTCGCATGGGCGCGATGACCATCGGCCGCGCGACCTACGAGCCGGGCTGGAAGTGGTCGATCCACGTCGGCGCGGCGACCGGCGCGGCGCTGTGTCAGGTCGAACACGTCGGAATGGTTGTGTCGGGGCGCGCGATGGTGAAGATGGCTGACGGCCGCGAGATCGAGATGAAACCGGGCGACGTGTTCTATGTCGCGCCGGGGCACGATAGCTGGGTGGTCGGGGACGAGCCGTATGTGTCGCTGCATTTCCTCGGCGCGGACGATTACGCGGCCTGA
- a CDS encoding alpha/beta hydrolase-fold protein → MPSTQRCERSRRHSTPIGFLIVLLLPVGAFAQQSHWATKMDAAWTAAQSADEAKDWKRAAGYYREVLLLIPHESTSKVALARCLAQLGETDEPLRLLETAVENGWNQTQALREEPAFEGMRRDPRYQRLYERIAEIEKENIVVYLPPGLDKAQPAPLIVAFHGRNENPHAFVPTWRDAANSLGAVIVAPRGVHRVSDNLLNVWESPEATRDRDTSRIDLAACRRLADEAIRLARKKAAINERRIVLTGYSQGGVVALRLLCDSPKQFAGAFAQATVYKPLGEEAWRAARIERAGRVYLLSGELDTLRPRSEDAYKELKAAGWSVELEIVSGCGHEPPEDNSRRQIEAIRFILGAPIPDG, encoded by the coding sequence ATGCCATCCACCCAGCGATGTGAGCGCTCTCGTCGGCATTCGACGCCGATTGGATTCCTCATCGTGCTCTTGCTGCCGGTCGGGGCATTCGCCCAGCAAAGCCATTGGGCCACGAAGATGGATGCGGCATGGACGGCGGCCCAATCGGCCGACGAGGCGAAGGATTGGAAGCGGGCGGCGGGTTACTATCGAGAGGTGCTGCTGCTGATACCGCACGAGTCGACGTCGAAAGTGGCCCTGGCGCGGTGCCTGGCCCAGCTCGGAGAGACGGACGAGCCGCTGCGGCTTCTCGAAACCGCGGTCGAAAACGGTTGGAATCAAACCCAAGCGCTTCGCGAGGAGCCGGCCTTTGAGGGAATGCGACGCGACCCGCGATACCAGCGGCTCTACGAGCGAATCGCCGAGATTGAAAAAGAGAATATCGTCGTCTACCTTCCGCCGGGGCTCGATAAGGCCCAACCCGCTCCGCTGATCGTGGCGTTTCACGGCCGGAATGAAAACCCACACGCTTTTGTGCCGACGTGGAGAGACGCCGCGAATTCCCTCGGCGCAGTCATTGTCGCGCCACGCGGCGTGCATCGGGTGTCGGACAATTTGCTAAACGTCTGGGAGAGCCCGGAGGCGACGCGCGACCGCGACACGTCCAGGATAGACCTTGCGGCGTGCAGGAGGCTGGCGGACGAAGCGATTCGCCTGGCCAGGAAGAAGGCCGCTATTAACGAGCGCAGGATCGTCTTGACCGGATACTCGCAGGGCGGCGTCGTGGCGCTTCGGCTGCTTTGCGATTCCCCGAAGCAATTCGCCGGCGCGTTTGCCCAGGCGACGGTTTACAAACCGCTCGGGGAAGAGGCGTGGCGGGCCGCGCGCATCGAGCGCGCCGGGCGGGTGTATCTGCTGTCGGGTGAATTGGACACGCTGCGTCCGCGCTCTGAGGACGCGTACAAAGAGTTGAAGGCCGCCGGATGGTCGGTCGAGTTGGAGATCGTGTCCGGTTGCGGCCACGAGCCTCCCGAGGATAACTCCCGGAGGCAGATCGAGGCGATCCGCTTTATCCTGGGTGCGCCAATCCCTGACGGGTGA
- a CDS encoding dienelactone hydrolase family protein, producing MRPVSFLVMSYVMFLATSMTAAQESNRPGAGPAKLSVAKMIHETVTITQGDAKLSCYLARQDSATPLPGLLLIHEWWGLNDWVKQQADRYAQKGYVVLAVDLYRGEVAADRDHAHELMRGLSDDRAMADLRAGFDYLVRHEATKGQRIGVMGWCMGGGFALKLAIAEPKVACTVVCYGRPVTDVAELRKIKGPLLGIWGETDRGIEVEPFKKALNEAGVKATHHIYPGAGHAFLNETNKKGYHAEQAKKAWGEIEHFLEANLRK from the coding sequence ATGCGCCCAGTGTCTTTCCTCGTGATGTCCTATGTCATGTTCCTCGCGACGTCGATGACCGCCGCGCAGGAGTCGAACCGGCCCGGCGCCGGCCCTGCGAAGCTGTCCGTCGCCAAGATGATCCACGAGACGGTCACGATCACACAGGGCGATGCGAAGCTCTCCTGTTATCTTGCGCGGCAGGACTCGGCCACGCCGCTGCCGGGGCTGCTGCTGATCCACGAGTGGTGGGGGCTGAACGATTGGGTCAAGCAGCAGGCCGATCGTTACGCCCAAAAGGGCTATGTCGTGCTGGCCGTCGATCTGTATCGCGGCGAGGTGGCGGCGGACCGGGATCATGCGCACGAGCTGATGCGGGGTCTGTCCGATGACCGGGCGATGGCGGACTTGCGGGCGGGCTTCGACTACCTCGTGCGGCATGAGGCGACGAAGGGTCAGCGAATCGGCGTCATGGGCTGGTGCATGGGCGGCGGGTTCGCACTGAAGCTGGCCATCGCCGAGCCCAAGGTCGCCTGTACCGTCGTCTGCTACGGTCGACCGGTCACGGACGTGGCGGAGCTGCGCAAGATCAAGGGGCCGCTGCTGGGCATCTGGGGCGAGACCGACCGGGGAATCGAGGTGGAGCCGTTCAAAAAGGCGCTGAATGAGGCGGGCGTGAAGGCGACGCACCATATTTACCCCGGCGCGGGTCACGCGTTCTTGAACGAAACCAACAAGAAGGGTTACCACGCGGAGCAGGCGAAGAAGGCGTGGGGGGAGATTGAACACTTCCTGGAAGCGAACCTCAGAAAATGA
- a CDS encoding TIGR03435 family protein — protein sequence MRSRCIVVVLCATAHPSFLRAEPGESPSKQAARPPVIQVGQADLVGKPAPALTIEKFLQAPPRVVPSWESLKGKCVVLEFWATWCAPCVGAIPHMNELAGRFKDKPIVFISVTHEPEAKIIPFLKRRSMSSWIGLDTDRSFFRDYNVKGIPHTVLVDARGTVAAIGYPHDVTVEALESLISGKPVILRPAEDERPVVPAKREEPVAAEPMFEIVIRPTAEGFGAGTTIGVGKMSLVSNPPLNLLSSVYQTPAYLVDLRATLPDGYYDVVASLPAGKAEQLYPLLRRATETAFGITTRRERRESDVYVLTLPEGGSSLLKPTAMASGGSGTRSSTDKIELTGETLKRLAALLGTRLSTPVIDETGLAGRYDIKLKWEGDGPEPVIQAVEQTLGLELRPARRRVEFLVVENESRGGERSHDDIED from the coding sequence ATGCGATCTCGGTGTATTGTCGTCGTCTTGTGTGCGACAGCCCATCCGAGTTTCCTGCGCGCGGAGCCCGGAGAATCACCCTCCAAACAGGCAGCGCGCCCACCGGTCATCCAAGTGGGACAAGCCGACCTCGTCGGAAAACCGGCCCCCGCGCTGACGATTGAGAAGTTTCTGCAAGCTCCTCCGCGGGTCGTCCCGTCATGGGAGTCACTCAAGGGCAAATGCGTCGTGCTGGAGTTCTGGGCGACGTGGTGCGCCCCGTGCGTCGGGGCCATTCCCCACATGAACGAGCTGGCCGGCCGGTTCAAGGACAAGCCGATCGTGTTTATCTCCGTCACCCACGAGCCCGAAGCGAAGATCATCCCCTTCCTGAAACGGCGGAGCATGAGCAGTTGGATCGGACTGGACACCGATCGTTCGTTCTTCCGCGACTACAACGTGAAGGGCATCCCCCATACGGTCCTGGTCGATGCCAGGGGCACCGTGGCCGCCATCGGGTATCCGCACGATGTCACGGTCGAGGCACTGGAGTCGCTTATTTCAGGAAAGCCCGTGATCCTGCGCCCGGCGGAGGACGAGCGGCCCGTCGTCCCCGCCAAACGCGAGGAGCCGGTCGCGGCGGAACCCATGTTTGAGATCGTCATCCGTCCCACGGCGGAAGGTTTCGGTGCCGGCACGACGATCGGCGTGGGAAAAATGAGCCTGGTCTCCAACCCGCCGCTAAACCTGCTTTCCAGCGTTTATCAGACGCCGGCTTATCTCGTTGATCTGCGCGCCACGCTGCCCGACGGATACTATGACGTCGTTGCATCCTTGCCGGCCGGAAAGGCGGAACAGTTGTATCCCCTTCTGCGGCGGGCCACCGAAACGGCCTTTGGCATCACGACGCGACGCGAACGCCGCGAATCGGACGTATACGTCCTGACATTGCCCGAGGGCGGTTCGTCGTTGCTGAAGCCGACTGCGATGGCAAGTGGCGGATCGGGCACCAGATCATCCACTGATAAAATTGAGTTGACCGGCGAAACGCTCAAGAGGCTTGCCGCGCTTCTGGGGACCCGGCTCAGTACACCGGTCATCGACGAGACGGGGCTCGCCGGTCGGTATGACATCAAGCTGAAATGGGAAGGCGACGGGCCCGAGCCGGTGATTCAGGCCGTTGAGCAGACGCTCGGCCTGGAGCTGCGACCGGCGCGACGGCGCGTGGAGTTTCTGGTGGTTGAGAACGAGTCGAGGGGCGGCGAAAGGAGCCATGATGATATCGAAGATTAA
- a CDS encoding cupin domain-containing protein: MSKINLAEKFARIPEPWKPHIVAEVNDCYVKLGKFKDEFVWHHHENEDEMFLVVKGCFTMKLRDGDLHIKEGEMVVIPRGVEHLPVADHGEACVMLIEPKTTLNTGNVRNERTVERLKRI, encoded by the coding sequence ATATCGAAGATTAACCTGGCGGAGAAGTTCGCGAGAATCCCCGAGCCGTGGAAGCCGCATATCGTGGCGGAGGTGAATGACTGCTACGTGAAGCTCGGCAAGTTCAAGGATGAGTTCGTGTGGCACCATCATGAGAATGAGGACGAGATGTTCCTCGTTGTGAAGGGCTGCTTCACGATGAAGCTGCGCGACGGTGACCTGCACATCAAGGAGGGCGAGATGGTCGTCATCCCCCGCGGAGTGGAGCACCTGCCCGTGGCCGACCACGGCGAGGCCTGCGTGATGCTGATCGAGCCGAAGACGACGCTGAATACGGGGAATGTGCGGAATGAGCGGACGGTGGAGCGATTAAAGAGAATCTGA
- a CDS encoding peptidase E, translating to MKRQIVVLGGGGFSAQPDNRLLDDYALRLTRKQAPRVCFVATAGGDNPDYVKRFYAAFRWPRAKASHLPLFARDSATPREQLLAQDLIYVGGGNTANLLAVWRLHGVDQIMREAWQRGIVLAGVCAGMLCWFEGGVTDSFGPLAAVRNGLGILSGSACPYYDADPLRRPTYHRKIRDGLPGGYAADVDAALHFVGTRLKACLSSRRGARAYRVELRAGAVRETALPTRLLGARQKTKHTRQRRNTNDGDKS from the coding sequence GTGAAACGCCAAATCGTTGTGCTCGGCGGCGGCGGGTTCAGCGCTCAGCCCGACAACAGGCTGCTCGATGATTACGCGCTGCGGCTGACGCGAAAACAGGCGCCCCGGGTCTGCTTCGTGGCCACGGCGGGCGGCGATAACCCGGATTACGTCAAGCGATTCTACGCGGCGTTTCGTTGGCCGCGGGCGAAGGCCTCGCACCTTCCGCTTTTCGCGAGGGATAGCGCGACTCCGCGCGAGCAGTTGCTGGCGCAGGACCTGATCTATGTCGGCGGCGGGAATACGGCGAACCTGCTGGCCGTCTGGCGACTGCACGGCGTGGATCAGATTATGCGCGAGGCCTGGCAACGCGGAATCGTCCTCGCCGGAGTGTGCGCGGGCATGCTCTGTTGGTTTGAAGGCGGGGTGACGGATTCCTTCGGCCCGTTGGCCGCAGTGCGAAACGGCCTGGGCATTCTGTCAGGTAGCGCGTGCCCTTATTACGACGCCGACCCATTGCGCCGTCCCACCTATCATCGGAAGATCCGGGACGGACTACCGGGCGGCTACGCGGCAGACGTTGACGCCGCCCTCCATTTCGTGGGAACCAGACTGAAGGCGTGCCTGAGTTCGCGGCGCGGGGCGCGGGCCTACCGCGTGGAGCTGCGGGCGGGCGCTGTCCGGGAGACGGCCCTGCCGACCCGGTTGCTGGGCGCGCGGCAGAAGACGAAGCACACACGCCAGCGGCGAAACACCAATGACGGAGACAAGTCATGA
- the thiC gene encoding phosphomethylpyrimidine synthase ThiC codes for MTQLQSARKGIVTPEMVRVAQRECVTPEFIRDEVARGRIVIPANVRHLAGAAGQSSNSELRISNSESQNRNRRASEDHSPSIRQSTWLPAGHPGHRADAAFWVNQTVAQRWAVISDPDYSRGERAAKRLDPMGIGRTITTKINANIGASPVASDTKEEVDKLMWAQKYGADTLMDLSTGGNLVECRQAIIDHSTIPIGTVPIYSMIIGRNIEELTEGDILKEVERQAQQGVDYFTIHAGVLLENLHLIKKRVTGLVSRGGSLLAKWMITHNKQNPMYTLFDEISAIMREYDVTYSLGDGVRPGCLADAGDAAQIAELETLGELTQRAREKGVQVMVEGPGHVPLHEIAWNMQIEQKICDDAPFYVLGPLVTDVFPGYDHITSCIGATEAARSGAAMLCYVTPKEHVGLPKAQDVKEGCIAYKIAAHAGDIARGIVAARQWDDDMSRARAALNWPKQFEIAFDGETARALHDEDLDVDTDFCAMCGHDWCSMRISKEIQEFASGKAEGFQPVKRAVKSPGLTQEQVEFLSHRGAKHACHSDIVADDEEAKRVQEQYVQLNVGA; via the coding sequence ATGACACAATTACAATCCGCCCGCAAGGGCATCGTTACACCGGAAATGGTCCGCGTCGCGCAGCGCGAGTGCGTTACGCCGGAGTTTATTCGCGATGAGGTCGCGCGCGGGCGGATCGTCATTCCCGCGAACGTGCGGCATCTGGCGGGGGCCGCCGGACAAAGCTCGAATAGCGAATTGCGAATATCGAATAGCGAAAGTCAGAATAGGAACCGACGCGCTTCTGAGGACCATTCGCCATCTATTCGCCAATCGACATGGTTACCAGCCGGTCATCCCGGTCATCGTGCTGATGCCGCATTCTGGGTGAACCAGACCGTCGCGCAGCGGTGGGCCGTCATTAGCGATCCCGACTATTCTCGCGGCGAGCGCGCCGCCAAGCGGCTCGACCCCATGGGCATCGGTCGCACGATCACGACGAAGATCAACGCCAACATCGGCGCGTCGCCGGTCGCCAGCGATACAAAGGAAGAGGTCGACAAGCTTATGTGGGCGCAGAAATACGGCGCCGACACGCTGATGGACCTTTCGACCGGCGGGAATCTCGTGGAGTGCCGGCAGGCGATCATCGACCACAGCACCATCCCCATTGGCACCGTGCCGATCTACAGCATGATCATCGGGCGGAATATCGAGGAGCTGACCGAGGGCGACATCCTCAAGGAAGTCGAGCGGCAGGCGCAGCAGGGCGTCGATTATTTCACGATCCACGCCGGCGTTCTGCTGGAGAACCTGCACCTCATTAAGAAGCGCGTGACGGGGCTCGTCAGCCGCGGCGGCAGCCTGCTCGCCAAGTGGATGATCACGCACAACAAGCAGAACCCGATGTACACGCTCTTCGACGAGATCAGCGCGATCATGCGGGAGTACGACGTGACCTATTCGCTGGGCGATGGCGTGCGACCGGGCTGCCTGGCCGACGCGGGCGACGCGGCGCAGATCGCGGAGTTGGAGACGCTCGGCGAACTCACGCAGCGGGCCCGCGAGAAGGGCGTGCAGGTCATGGTCGAAGGGCCGGGTCACGTCCCGCTGCACGAGATCGCCTGGAACATGCAGATCGAGCAGAAGATCTGTGATGACGCGCCGTTCTACGTGCTTGGGCCGCTCGTGACGGACGTCTTCCCCGGCTACGACCACATCACGAGCTGCATCGGCGCGACGGAGGCGGCGCGGTCGGGCGCGGCGATGCTCTGCTACGTCACGCCGAAGGAGCACGTCGGCCTGCCCAAGGCGCAGGATGTCAAGGAGGGCTGCATCGCCTACAAGATCGCGGCGCACGCCGGCGACATCGCCCGCGGGATCGTCGCCGCGCGCCAGTGGGACGACGACATGAGCCGGGCCCGGGCGGCGCTGAACTGGCCGAAGCAGTTCGAGATCGCCTTCGACGGCGAGACGGCCCGCGCCCTGCACGATGAGGACCTGGACGTTGATACGGACTTCTGCGCGATGTGCGGTCACGACTGGTGCAGCATGCGGATCAGCAAGGAGATCCAGGAATTCGCCAGCGGCAAGGCCGAGGGCTTTCAGCCGGTAAAGCGCGCGGTCAAGAGCCCGGGGCTGACGCAGGAGCAGGTGGAGTTTCTGTCGCATCGAGGCGCCAAGCACGCGTGCCATAGCGACATCGTGGCGGATGATGAGGAGGCGAAGCGGGTGCAGGAGCAATACGTTCAGCTGAACGTCGGTGCGTAA
- a CDS encoding DUF4242 domain-containing protein — MPKYLIERQMPGAGKFSKEELKAIAQKSTGVLRSLGPQIQWQHSYVTGDVVYSIYIAPNEEIIRDHAKRGEFPCNRVAEIKTTIDPTTAE; from the coding sequence ATGCCAAAATACCTGATCGAACGACAAATGCCGGGAGCCGGGAAGTTCTCGAAGGAGGAGCTCAAGGCGATCGCCCAGAAATCGACGGGCGTGCTGCGGAGCCTGGGGCCGCAGATCCAGTGGCAGCACAGCTACGTCACGGGCGACGTGGTCTACAGCATCTACATCGCCCCGAACGAGGAGATCATCCGCGACCATGCGAAACGCGGAGAATTCCCCTGCAACCGCGTCGCCGAGATCAAGACGACCATCGATCCGACGACGGCGGAGTAG
- a CDS encoding DUF4242 domain-containing protein — protein MPKYLIEREIPGVGKLTPQQLQAISQKSCGVLKNLGPQIQWLHSYVTGDKVYCVYIAPNEEMVREHARRGEFPCNRVSEIKTTIDPTTAE, from the coding sequence ATGCCAAAGTATTTGATCGAACGGGAGATTCCGGGCGTGGGGAAACTGACGCCTCAGCAGCTTCAGGCGATTTCGCAGAAATCGTGCGGCGTCCTGAAGAACCTCGGCCCGCAGATTCAGTGGCTGCACAGCTATGTCACGGGCGACAAGGTCTATTGCGTCTACATCGCCCCGAACGAGGAGATGGTGCGGGAGCACGCCAGGCGCGGCGAGTTCCCCTGCAACCGGGTCAGCGAGATCAAGACGACGATCGACCCGACGACGGCGGAGTAG